One Streptomyces sp. P9-A2 DNA window includes the following coding sequences:
- the galE gene encoding UDP-glucose 4-epimerase GalE, which yields MTWLITGGAGYIGAHVVRAMTEAGERAVVYDDLSTGIPDRVPDGVPLVVGSVLDGERVARALADHEVTGVVHLAAKKQVAESVELPLQYYRVNIEGLRVLLEAVTATGTASSFVFSSSAAVYGTPSTGAELVTEDTPCLPMSPYGETKLAGEWLVRSTGRAAGLSTASLRYFNVAGAARPELADTGVYNLVPMVFEKLTANEPPRVFGDDYPTPDGTCVRDYIHVVDLAEAHVAAARALRASPGRELTLNIGSGEGVSVRGMIDRINALTGHDLPPTIEPRRPGDPANVVASADRAATELGWKARHTVDDMITSAWAGWQRLHPAAGRK from the coding sequence ATGACCTGGTTGATCACCGGCGGCGCCGGCTACATCGGGGCGCACGTCGTACGCGCGATGACCGAGGCGGGGGAACGGGCCGTGGTGTACGACGACCTGTCCACCGGCATCCCCGACCGCGTGCCGGACGGAGTGCCGCTGGTGGTCGGCTCGGTCCTGGACGGCGAGCGGGTGGCGCGTGCCCTCGCCGACCACGAGGTCACCGGCGTCGTGCACCTGGCGGCGAAGAAGCAGGTCGCCGAGTCGGTGGAACTGCCCCTGCAGTACTACCGGGTGAACATCGAGGGCCTGCGCGTCCTGCTGGAGGCGGTGACGGCGACGGGCACGGCGTCGTCCTTCGTGTTCTCGTCCTCGGCGGCGGTGTACGGCACACCGTCCACCGGTGCCGAACTGGTCACCGAGGACACCCCCTGCCTGCCGATGTCCCCGTACGGCGAGACGAAGCTGGCCGGCGAGTGGCTGGTCCGCTCGACGGGCCGGGCGGCCGGACTGTCCACGGCCTCCCTGCGCTACTTCAACGTGGCGGGCGCCGCACGCCCGGAACTCGCCGACACGGGCGTCTACAACCTCGTCCCCATGGTCTTCGAGAAGCTGACCGCGAACGAGCCTCCGCGCGTGTTCGGCGACGACTATCCGACCCCGGACGGCACCTGCGTCCGCGACTACATCCACGTCGTCGACCTCGCCGAGGCCCACGTGGCCGCCGCGCGCGCCCTGCGCGCCTCGCCCGGCCGGGAGCTCACCCTCAACATCGGCAGCGGGGAGGGCGTCTCGGTCCGGGGCATGATCGACCGCATCAACGCCCTCACCGGCCACGACCTCCCGCCCACGATCGAACCCCGCCGCCCCGGCGACCCGGCGAACGTCGTCGCCTCGGCCGACCGCGCCGCCACCGAACTCGGCTGGAAGGCCCGCCACACCGTCGACGACATGATCACCTCGGCCTGGGCCGGCTGGCAGCGCCTCCACCCCGCAGCGGGACGCAAATGA
- a CDS encoding ADP-ribosylglycohydrolase family protein — translation MISAPTFSERAVGAVVGSAVGDALGAPFEFGPEGAFSVRFPAPGSGGEMCGGGGWEPGEATDDTQMAVLVAESLLERDGLDLPDVFRRFQRWAAADPKDIGLQTEAVLSSGDPWDMAAALHFQTNRRAAGNGALMRASPSAVYFARLGREATMDAARRLAALTHGDRAAWEGTAVFHELVRVALTGGDPLAAVPDTLRAVHPDHRERYATVLAPDWHPDLATEFNGAVWPCLGSAVWALRTTTGYEDAVRAAIDLGGDTDTVAAVTGGLAGAVYGITAVPARWTDALHVPLPGFGKRVLRAADMAALARRLCH, via the coding sequence ATGATCTCTGCCCCGACCTTCTCGGAGCGCGCCGTGGGCGCCGTCGTCGGTTCCGCCGTCGGCGACGCCCTGGGCGCCCCCTTCGAGTTCGGCCCCGAGGGAGCCTTCTCGGTCCGCTTCCCGGCGCCGGGAAGCGGCGGCGAGATGTGCGGGGGCGGCGGCTGGGAACCGGGTGAGGCGACCGACGACACGCAGATGGCGGTGCTCGTCGCCGAGTCACTGCTGGAGCGCGACGGCCTCGACCTCCCCGACGTCTTCCGCCGCTTCCAACGGTGGGCCGCCGCCGACCCGAAGGACATCGGCCTCCAGACGGAGGCGGTGCTGAGCAGCGGCGACCCGTGGGACATGGCCGCCGCACTGCACTTCCAGACGAACCGACGAGCCGCCGGGAACGGGGCGTTGATGCGGGCGTCACCCTCCGCCGTGTACTTCGCGCGCCTGGGCCGCGAGGCCACCATGGACGCCGCCCGCCGACTGGCCGCGCTCACCCACGGCGATCGTGCGGCCTGGGAGGGCACGGCCGTCTTCCACGAGCTGGTGCGCGTCGCCCTGACCGGGGGCGATCCGCTCGCCGCCGTACCGGACACCCTGCGCGCGGTCCACCCGGACCACCGCGAGCGCTACGCCACCGTCCTCGCCCCCGACTGGCACCCGGACCTGGCCACGGAGTTCAACGGCGCCGTCTGGCCCTGCCTGGGTTCCGCCGTCTGGGCCCTGCGCACCACCACCGGCTACGAGGACGCCGTACGCGCCGCGATCGACCTCGGCGGCGACACGGACACGGTGGCCGCCGTGACCGGAGGACTGGCGGGAGCCGTGTACGGCATCACGGCCGTGCCCGCACGCTGGACGGACGCCCTGCACGTCCCTCTGCCGGGCTTCGGCAAACGGGTGCTGCGGGCGGCGGACATGGCCGCCCTCGCCCGACGGTTGTGCCACTGA
- a CDS encoding GNAT family N-acetyltransferase — MYPVERSRERLDLRELASDDVDAMLAIYGSAEATEHMSFDPRTRDQVEQIVARSIAAATATPRTEYALAVVERETAELIGFGRLATDPHQQRGATMGFALRPASWGVGYGMETVRLLLGFGFDDLGLHRVWGARSPFNEASARTMAAVGMVEEGLIREHVLKAGKWRDSVVHAILDREWRPTT, encoded by the coding sequence ATGTACCCGGTTGAACGTTCCAGAGAACGACTTGACCTGCGGGAACTCGCCTCGGACGACGTGGACGCAATGCTTGCCATCTACGGCAGCGCCGAAGCAACGGAGCACATGAGCTTCGATCCACGCACCCGCGATCAGGTCGAGCAGATCGTGGCGCGGTCCATCGCCGCCGCCACCGCAACGCCCCGCACCGAATACGCCCTTGCGGTCGTCGAGCGAGAAACGGCCGAACTGATCGGGTTCGGCCGGCTGGCCACCGACCCCCACCAGCAGCGCGGGGCCACCATGGGCTTCGCGCTGCGCCCCGCCTCCTGGGGTGTGGGGTATGGCATGGAGACGGTGCGGCTGCTGCTCGGCTTCGGCTTCGACGACTTGGGCCTTCACCGTGTCTGGGGTGCCCGCTCCCCGTTCAACGAGGCGTCCGCCAGGACGATGGCGGCGGTCGGCATGGTCGAAGAGGGACTGATCCGCGAGCACGTGCTGAAGGCGGGAAAGTGGCGGGACTCCGTCGTGCACGCGATCCTCGATCGAGAGTGGCGGCCCACCACCTGA
- a CDS encoding ATP-binding protein has product MTIRSEPSSVEVARRITRAWARYHCPLPNDQVDALLIVMSELCTNAVQHGRRDSFGVRVWMPTAGELRFEVDDKTPSAPPSLENPENEAESGRGLFLVDILLKELGGTWGFSEDGSCAWCALPLPGTGR; this is encoded by the coding sequence ATGACGATCCGCTCGGAACCGTCGAGCGTGGAGGTCGCGCGGCGCATTACCCGGGCGTGGGCCCGCTATCACTGTCCGCTGCCCAACGACCAGGTGGACGCCCTGCTGATCGTGATGTCGGAGCTGTGCACGAACGCGGTGCAGCACGGACGCCGCGACTCGTTCGGCGTGCGGGTCTGGATGCCGACGGCGGGCGAACTGCGCTTTGAAGTCGACGACAAAACGCCCTCGGCGCCCCCGTCCCTCGAGAACCCCGAGAACGAAGCGGAGAGCGGGCGCGGCCTGTTCCTGGTGGACATCCTCCTCAAGGAACTGGGCGGCACGTGGGGCTTCAGCGAGGACGGCTCATGCGCCTGGTGCGCTCTCCCTCTGCCCGGAACCGGCCGGTGA
- a CDS encoding B12-binding domain-containing radical SAM protein, with protein sequence MRHLALISGADANHTLDALFVNAPLRDYGLRPRTNDYTLPVLGMAYIATYAQRAGFNVGVLDAEALGLGIEETAQIVNGMAPRWAAMNLLAPTYEMSARIADKLNPQIALMVGGHHAKAMPDRILADPRMRHLKALVLGEGELRVAALLEDMQRRRELPGVLWRDPLIGSRAGGVADPQTSGQMLGPDIDTLPYVNRAFLPQDPYRAAPTPADRRLAASRGSDWLTAGAAHGHLEANIVGSRGCPYNCTFCGAAFSANPDVKIRVRSPRNIIGELDSLHDQYGVTAFRFVDDLFLGAKRVIDDQMAAFTQHRIGERYVWDATGRINVLDRCTDQELGTLVANGLREVALGIESGSDRILTAMDKRIDAEMTERVARRLVAHGIGVKGYFILGFPGESQEDLDATVRHIRNLWAIADQHPGDIRASVFEFRPYPGTPVWQTLIKNGYNPDELLAYGDVDLTQDGADESMRQRDEFNFSVGIQFGGVPLDVVRGTLALLTREQHERNHSGQEAAA encoded by the coding sequence ATGCGGCACTTAGCACTGATCTCGGGCGCCGACGCCAACCACACGCTCGACGCCCTGTTCGTGAACGCGCCGCTACGCGACTACGGCCTACGGCCGCGGACCAACGACTACACCCTCCCCGTGCTGGGCATGGCGTACATCGCCACCTACGCCCAGCGCGCCGGGTTCAACGTCGGCGTCCTCGACGCCGAGGCGCTCGGGTTGGGCATCGAGGAGACAGCACAGATCGTCAACGGCATGGCGCCGCGATGGGCCGCGATGAATCTCCTCGCACCCACCTACGAAATGTCCGCGCGCATCGCCGACAAGCTGAACCCGCAGATCGCGCTCATGGTGGGCGGGCACCACGCCAAGGCCATGCCGGACCGTATCCTCGCCGATCCCCGCATGCGCCACCTCAAAGCCCTGGTCCTCGGCGAAGGGGAGCTGCGCGTCGCGGCCCTCCTGGAGGACATGCAGCGCCGCCGGGAACTTCCTGGAGTGCTCTGGCGCGACCCGCTCATCGGCAGCCGGGCCGGCGGCGTAGCCGACCCTCAGACCAGCGGGCAGATGCTCGGCCCAGACATCGACACCCTGCCGTACGTGAACCGGGCCTTCCTGCCGCAGGATCCCTACCGCGCCGCGCCCACCCCTGCTGACCGCCGCCTCGCCGCGAGCCGCGGAAGCGACTGGCTGACGGCCGGCGCCGCCCACGGGCACCTCGAGGCGAACATCGTCGGCAGCCGCGGCTGCCCGTACAACTGCACCTTCTGCGGGGCCGCCTTCAGCGCCAACCCCGATGTGAAGATCCGAGTCCGCTCCCCCAGGAACATCATCGGCGAGCTGGACTCCCTGCATGACCAGTACGGCGTGACCGCGTTCCGTTTCGTCGATGACCTGTTCCTCGGAGCGAAGCGGGTCATCGACGATCAGATGGCGGCCTTCACCCAGCACCGGATCGGCGAGCGGTACGTGTGGGACGCCACCGGCCGCATCAACGTCCTCGACCGCTGCACGGACCAGGAGCTGGGGACTCTCGTCGCCAACGGGCTGCGGGAGGTCGCCCTGGGGATCGAGTCCGGCAGCGACCGCATCCTCACCGCCATGGACAAGCGGATCGACGCCGAGATGACCGAACGCGTCGCCCGCCGCCTCGTTGCCCACGGCATCGGCGTGAAAGGCTACTTCATTCTCGGATTCCCCGGCGAGTCCCAAGAAGACCTCGACGCCACGGTCCGGCACATCCGCAACCTGTGGGCCATCGCCGACCAGCACCCCGGCGACATCCGGGCCAGCGTCTTCGAGTTCCGGCCCTACCCCGGCACCCCGGTATGGCAGACCCTCATCAAGAACGGCTACAACCCGGACGAACTCCTCGCCTACGGCGACGTGGACCTCACCCAGGACGGTGCCGACGAGTCCATGCGGCAGCGCGATGAATTCAACTTCTCCGTCGGTATCCAGTTCGGCGGGGTACCCCTCGACGTCGTACGCGGCACGCTCGCGCTGCTGACACGCGAACAGCACGAACGGAACCACAGCGGGCAGGAGGCCGCTGCATGA
- the tmk gene encoding dTMP kinase has protein sequence MTGERTGFFVTIDGPSGVGKSTTVADLNRHLTRQGVAARMTTQPSASDLGRFLRTNADHLHGLALACLVAANRYEHIDTEITAALRAGELLVCDRYVASTLVLQQLDGVPLDFLIALNQHAVKPDLAVILTATPGLIADRITERGITHRFHRDPTAPGREVELYRDAAAFLTSWGVNVLVLDTSAATPSEVASRIADAIPPLPLPSVASTTNPTPQET, from the coding sequence ATGACGGGCGAGCGTACGGGCTTCTTCGTCACCATCGACGGGCCCAGCGGCGTCGGGAAATCCACCACGGTCGCCGATCTGAACCGTCACCTCACACGGCAGGGCGTCGCTGCCCGGATGACCACCCAGCCGTCCGCCAGCGACCTGGGCCGATTCCTCCGCACGAACGCCGACCACCTCCACGGCCTGGCCCTGGCATGCCTGGTCGCGGCAAACCGGTACGAGCACATCGACACTGAAATCACCGCCGCGCTCCGCGCGGGTGAACTTCTCGTCTGCGACCGCTATGTGGCGTCCACGCTCGTTCTCCAGCAATTGGACGGGGTGCCGCTGGACTTCCTCATAGCCCTCAACCAGCATGCCGTGAAGCCAGACCTCGCCGTGATCCTCACGGCCACGCCCGGCCTGATCGCGGACCGCATCACCGAACGCGGGATCACCCACCGCTTCCACCGTGACCCCACCGCCCCAGGCCGGGAAGTCGAGCTCTACCGCGACGCCGCGGCGTTCCTCACGTCCTGGGGCGTCAACGTTCTCGTACTCGACACCAGCGCTGCCACACCATCGGAGGTGGCGAGCCGAATCGCCGACGCGATCCCACCGCTGCCACTACCGTCGGTGGCCTCAACCACCAACCCAACCCCCCAGGAAACATGA
- a CDS encoding NUDIX hydrolase gives MSEQPAQPIIDTHVIIRDGDKILFSQRGGPYGYGRWHMPSGKLDHGETLPTGAARELFEETGLTVDPAHLRLVHVVHHRQHQHERIGFFFEATEWEGEPVNKEPEKCLALQWFTVHELPEDIIEYPAAGLHGYLNGTGPLTEHGWQ, from the coding sequence ATGAGCGAACAACCGGCACAGCCCATCATCGACACCCACGTCATCATCCGTGACGGCGACAAGATCCTCTTCTCTCAGCGGGGCGGCCCCTACGGCTACGGCCGATGGCACATGCCTTCGGGCAAACTCGACCACGGCGAAACACTGCCCACCGGTGCAGCCCGCGAACTGTTCGAGGAGACCGGCCTCACCGTTGACCCCGCCCACCTGCGTCTCGTGCACGTCGTGCACCACCGGCAGCACCAGCACGAGCGGATCGGTTTCTTCTTCGAGGCCACCGAGTGGGAGGGAGAACCCGTCAACAAGGAACCGGAGAAGTGCCTTGCACTCCAATGGTTCACCGTGCACGAGCTACCCGAGGACATCATCGAGTACCCGGCCGCCGGCCTTCACGGCTACCTGAACGGCACGGGCCCGCTGACCGAACACGGATGGCAGTAG
- a CDS encoding TetR/AcrR family transcriptional regulator: protein MTTNAEEPQPRPRRRAPAGAAVLREDVTEAIRAAVFEELAAVGYARMSIEGIARRAGVGKTAVYRRWRSKLHLVLDLVSALAVQGLPAPDTGTLEGDLRLLYEVTSRALRHPVASQILPDLQAEAARNPDIAEALRKALREGQDGVAKGIVTAAQERGEVRPGIDHDLALDLISGPLYWRSVIIRNPKLPKGYLAALARATTAGLKAL from the coding sequence ATGACGACGAACGCCGAGGAGCCCCAGCCGCGTCCGCGCCGCAGGGCTCCCGCCGGGGCGGCCGTACTGCGCGAGGACGTGACGGAGGCGATCCGGGCGGCCGTCTTCGAGGAACTCGCGGCCGTCGGCTACGCGCGGATGTCCATCGAGGGCATCGCGCGCCGCGCGGGCGTCGGCAAGACCGCGGTGTACCGCCGCTGGCGCTCCAAACTGCACCTGGTCCTGGACCTGGTCTCCGCCCTCGCCGTGCAGGGCCTGCCCGCACCGGACACCGGCACCCTCGAGGGCGACCTCCGCCTGCTCTATGAGGTCACCTCACGCGCCCTGCGCCACCCCGTCGCCTCGCAGATCCTCCCCGACCTCCAGGCCGAGGCGGCCCGCAACCCCGACATCGCCGAGGCCCTGCGAAAGGCGCTGCGGGAGGGCCAGGACGGGGTCGCCAAGGGCATCGTCACGGCGGCACAGGAGCGGGGCGAGGTGCGCCCCGGCATCGACCACGACCTGGCCCTCGACCTGATCTCGGGCCCGCTGTACTGGCGCTCGGTGATCATCCGCAACCCGAAACTGCCGAAGGGCTACCTGGCGGCGCTGGCGAGGGCGACGACCGCGGGGCTCAAGGCTCTGTGA
- a CDS encoding ABC transporter permease — MSQVLHTPPPAPVPPAAEDDLPALAARHGLTVSGARPTLPGYVRELWARRHFILAFSRAKLTAQYSQAKLGQLWQVATPLLNAVVYFFIFGLLLGARKGIPGDIYVPFLVTGVFVFTFTQSSVLAGVRAISGNLGLVRALHFPRAALPVSFALQQLQQLLFSMIVLVVVVMAFGSMPALSWLLVLPALLLQFVFNTGLALIFARLGSRTPDLAQLMPFVLRTWMYASGVMFSISARLADKNVPGWLADVLQWNPAAVYMDLVRFAMIDGYGSSYLPPHVWAFAVGWALLAGVIGFVYFWKAEETYGRG, encoded by the coding sequence GTGAGTCAGGTCCTCCACACACCGCCTCCCGCACCGGTCCCCCCGGCCGCCGAGGACGACCTCCCGGCCCTCGCCGCCCGCCACGGCCTCACGGTCAGCGGCGCCCGCCCCACCCTGCCCGGCTACGTCCGCGAGCTGTGGGCGCGCCGGCACTTCATCCTCGCCTTCTCCCGGGCGAAGCTGACCGCGCAGTACAGCCAGGCGAAGCTGGGCCAGCTGTGGCAGGTGGCCACCCCGCTGCTGAACGCGGTCGTGTACTTCTTCATCTTCGGTCTGCTGCTGGGGGCCCGCAAAGGCATCCCCGGCGACATCTACGTGCCGTTCCTGGTGACCGGCGTGTTCGTGTTCACCTTCACGCAGAGCTCGGTGCTGGCGGGCGTGCGCGCCATCTCCGGCAACCTCGGCCTGGTACGGGCCCTGCACTTCCCGCGGGCCGCGCTGCCCGTCTCCTTCGCGCTGCAGCAGCTCCAGCAGCTGCTGTTCTCGATGATCGTCCTGGTCGTCGTGGTGATGGCGTTCGGCAGCATGCCCGCCCTGTCCTGGCTGCTGGTGCTGCCCGCGCTGCTGCTCCAGTTCGTCTTCAACACCGGACTCGCGCTGATCTTCGCCCGCCTGGGCAGCAGGACCCCCGACCTGGCCCAGCTGATGCCGTTCGTGCTGCGCACCTGGATGTACGCCTCGGGCGTCATGTTCAGCATCTCGGCCAGGCTCGCGGACAAGAACGTCCCCGGCTGGCTCGCCGACGTCCTGCAGTGGAACCCGGCCGCGGTCTACATGGACCTGGTCCGCTTCGCGATGATCGACGGCTACGGCTCCTCGTACCTGCCCCCGCACGTGTGGGCCTTCGCGGTGGGCTGGGCCCTGCTGGCCGGCGTGATCGGCTTCGTCTACTTCTGGAAGGCTGAGGAGACCTACGGCCGTGGCTGA
- a CDS encoding ABC transporter ATP-binding protein has protein sequence MADNTDEKIPTVIADGVDIVYRVNGTGAGRGSATAALNRIVRRRKTEKVSGVRTVHAVRNVSFVAHRGEAIGLIGTNGSGKSTLLKAVAGLLPVENGRIYTDGQPSLLGVNAALMNDLTGERNVMLGGLAMGMSRGQVQERYQEIVDFSGINEKGDFITLPMRTYSSGMAARLRFSIAAAKDHDVLLVDEALATGDRSFQKRSESRIRELRKHAGTVFLVSHSNKSIRDTCDRVLWLERGELRMDGPTDEVLKEYEKFTGGPDKARKPKPKAEPKPAPKPDPEPGQPEARPRTDPATGPEPATAPKPA, from the coding sequence GTGGCTGACAACACCGACGAGAAGATCCCCACCGTCATCGCCGACGGCGTCGACATCGTCTACCGGGTCAACGGCACCGGCGCCGGACGCGGCTCCGCCACCGCGGCCCTCAACCGCATCGTGCGCCGCCGCAAGACCGAGAAGGTGTCCGGCGTGCGCACGGTGCACGCGGTGCGCAACGTTTCCTTCGTCGCCCACCGGGGTGAGGCCATCGGCCTGATCGGCACCAACGGCTCCGGCAAGTCGACCCTGCTCAAGGCCGTCGCCGGACTGCTCCCGGTGGAGAACGGCCGGATCTACACCGACGGCCAGCCCTCCCTGCTCGGCGTCAACGCCGCCCTGATGAACGACCTGACGGGCGAGCGCAACGTCATGCTGGGCGGGCTCGCGATGGGCATGTCCCGCGGACAGGTCCAGGAGCGCTACCAGGAGATCGTCGACTTCTCCGGCATCAACGAGAAGGGCGACTTCATCACCCTGCCGATGCGCACCTACTCCTCCGGCATGGCCGCCCGACTGCGCTTCTCCATCGCCGCCGCGAAGGACCACGACGTCCTCCTCGTCGACGAGGCGCTGGCCACCGGCGACCGCTCCTTCCAGAAGCGCTCCGAGAGCCGCATCCGCGAGCTGCGCAAGCACGCCGGGACGGTGTTCCTGGTCAGCCACAGCAACAAGTCGATCCGCGACACCTGCGACCGCGTCCTGTGGCTGGAGCGCGGCGAGCTGCGCATGGACGGCCCGACGGACGAGGTGCTCAAGGAGTACGAGAAGTTCACCGGCGGCCCGGACAAGGCCCGCAAGCCGAAACCGAAGGCCGAGCCGAAACCCGCCCCGAAGCCGGACCCCGAACCCGGGCAGCCCGAAGCGAGGCCCCGAACCGATCCCGCGACCGGGCCCGAGCCCGCGACCGCTCCGAAGCCCGCCTGA